The proteins below are encoded in one region of Bremerella sp. P1:
- a CDS encoding serine hydrolase domain-containing protein, with the protein MNTDCDRRRFLARLTTLLSTGSVLAGLTEHCSAADKVTSKGESLAGLAAYDRLMETFFEENQPLGASLAVAYRGRLVYAKGFGQADLDGKRQVQPTSLFRIASLSKPVTAVAVMKLVEEGKVTLDQPIVPLLNLDFLPEDPQQWADPRMADITLHHCLQHTGGFDKDRSGDPFAMSRPVKVSLGVDFPLSQEDLLRFALTRNLDFDPGQKHAYANIGYLMLGRMIEQQSGQAYDQYVQQEILQPLGIHRMQLAKTLKEYAAPGEVEYRDAKGRTGANVLGLKSTDWVPFPYGIERIENLAPVGGWLASSVDLVRFTSGLFFPEGDAILSRETLQTMLAPPKINGQKPSGKQAYYYACGWLTRPSPRSVLPWTCWHNGRLTGVSTLLVSRADGISWCVLFNQDTAPDGQAFASKIDSPLHAPANAIEDWPEGDLFAEYL; encoded by the coding sequence ATGAACACCGATTGCGATCGCCGTCGTTTTCTCGCCAGGCTCACGACCCTGTTGTCGACTGGGAGCGTTCTCGCTGGTCTGACAGAACATTGCAGTGCGGCGGATAAGGTCACGTCGAAGGGCGAGAGCCTGGCAGGGCTCGCGGCGTACGATCGTTTGATGGAAACGTTCTTCGAAGAGAACCAGCCGCTGGGCGCATCGTTGGCGGTGGCTTACCGAGGACGGCTGGTTTACGCCAAGGGGTTTGGCCAAGCCGATCTGGACGGAAAACGCCAGGTGCAACCGACCTCGCTGTTTCGCATTGCCAGTTTGTCGAAGCCGGTCACCGCCGTGGCGGTGATGAAGCTGGTCGAGGAGGGCAAAGTCACCCTGGATCAGCCGATCGTTCCCCTGTTGAATCTCGACTTCCTGCCTGAGGATCCGCAGCAGTGGGCCGATCCACGTATGGCAGATATCACGCTGCACCACTGTTTGCAGCATACCGGGGGTTTCGATAAAGACAGGTCTGGCGATCCTTTCGCGATGAGTCGACCGGTGAAGGTCTCGCTGGGAGTCGACTTTCCGCTATCGCAAGAGGACCTGCTGCGATTTGCTCTGACGAGGAATCTCGACTTCGATCCCGGTCAGAAACATGCGTATGCCAACATCGGTTACTTAATGCTTGGGCGTATGATCGAGCAGCAAAGCGGTCAGGCGTACGACCAATATGTGCAGCAAGAGATCCTGCAACCGCTGGGCATCCACCGGATGCAATTGGCCAAAACGCTCAAAGAATACGCGGCTCCCGGAGAGGTCGAGTACCGTGACGCCAAAGGACGAACCGGCGCGAATGTACTAGGGCTCAAGAGTACCGACTGGGTCCCCTTCCCGTACGGCATCGAACGCATCGAGAACCTGGCACCTGTCGGCGGTTGGCTGGCCTCGTCGGTCGATCTGGTTCGATTCACCTCAGGTTTGTTCTTTCCTGAAGGGGATGCGATTCTCTCGCGCGAGACGCTGCAAACGATGCTGGCTCCTCCCAAGATCAACGGCCAGAAGCCCTCTGGCAAACAGGCCTACTACTATGCTTGTGGCTGGCTAACGAGACCTTCGCCTAGAAGCGTCTTACCATGGACCTGTTGGCACAACGGTCGACTGACTGGCGTATCGACGCTACTCGTTTCTCGTGCCGATGGGATCAGCTGGTGCGTGCTCTTCAATCAAGATACGGCACCGGATGGCCAGGCCTTTGCCAGTAAAATCGACAGCCCACTGCACGCTCCGGCCAATGCAATTGAAGATTGGCCGGAGGGAGATTTGTTTGCGGAATACCTCTAG
- a CDS encoding transaldolase family protein: MTTPLETLIQSGTKVWLDSIDPELVESNSKLGVSGATSNPVIVSGLIKSGQFDNWIEELTAEGKDAHEIAWTITDRMVQQAQDVFLPVWESSEGNNGYVSFELDPLLEDPDRNLPHEDRVAQYIELGKKWGLGHKNRMIKVPATPAGIDALEELCATGITLNVTLCFTMRQYHAAREAVWRGAQRRESTDAFKSVYSIFVSRVDVYTEKHLPHLSDAAQGQLGIVNAKNIWKNNAEFWSDNNLKLEQELIFASTGTKLPSDPPWKYVAAFAGDGIETNPPKTNQQVQESGKTFEREIDQLPPQEVLDELDRHVDYVHLEEILMEEGIAKFADPQKALLELIESKKAAV; this comes from the coding sequence ATGACGACGCCACTTGAGACACTTATACAGTCAGGCACCAAAGTTTGGCTCGATTCCATTGATCCCGAGTTGGTCGAATCCAATTCCAAGCTGGGTGTTTCCGGGGCGACTTCCAACCCGGTCATCGTCTCCGGTCTGATCAAATCGGGGCAGTTCGACAATTGGATCGAAGAACTGACCGCCGAGGGAAAAGACGCCCATGAGATTGCCTGGACGATCACCGACCGCATGGTCCAGCAGGCCCAAGACGTCTTTTTGCCGGTCTGGGAGAGCTCCGAAGGCAACAACGGCTACGTCAGCTTCGAGTTGGATCCGCTGCTGGAAGACCCCGATCGCAATCTCCCTCACGAAGATCGCGTGGCTCAATACATCGAACTGGGCAAGAAGTGGGGGCTCGGCCATAAGAACCGCATGATCAAAGTGCCAGCCACCCCGGCCGGCATCGACGCTTTGGAAGAACTTTGCGCCACCGGCATCACGCTGAACGTGACACTTTGCTTCACCATGCGTCAGTATCATGCGGCTCGCGAGGCCGTGTGGCGTGGTGCCCAGCGACGAGAATCGACCGACGCGTTCAAAAGTGTCTACTCTATCTTTGTTTCGCGCGTCGATGTTTATACCGAGAAGCATTTGCCACATCTGAGCGATGCCGCTCAGGGGCAACTCGGAATTGTTAACGCAAAAAACATCTGGAAGAACAATGCCGAGTTCTGGTCCGACAACAACCTGAAGCTGGAGCAAGAGCTGATCTTCGCCTCGACCGGCACCAAGCTTCCTTCCGACCCGCCGTGGAAGTATGTGGCAGCGTTCGCCGGCGACGGTATCGAAACCAACCCGCCGAAGACCAACCAGCAGGTTCAAGAGAGTGGCAAGACGTTCGAGCGTGAGATCGATCAACTGCCACCCCAGGAAGTGCTGGACGAACTCGACCGCCATGTCGACTATGTCCATCTGGAAGAGATCTTGATGGAAGAAGGGATCGCCAAGTTCGCCGATCCGCAAAAGGCTTTGCTCGAACTGATCGAGTCGAAGAAGGCCGCCGTTTAA
- a CDS encoding efflux RND transporter permease subunit — protein sequence MRRPTFFERYALFILMAIFFLVPFALRGARLSLEQMRNDVKDWLPSDFAETSELDWFRDHFLGEQFVLISWEGCTAEDQRLDYLARLLVPPPLTEEEKQKVPTDHRLPDFIGDELGLYYPGEEHDGWAGQNEKWFLGNDSTWYYLLDNGELYKWNGQSTVIGALGRAAERVFTGGNSADGDYVKKVNEEYYKKPKLLQARLFKSVTTGPDVLAQLAAPGGTLVRDGDPSPRDLEEAREKALNRLKGTLFGPDGEQTCLIVTLTDAGKVDLRRTMGHGVLGRPLGQLEELAIQAGVPLEELRLGGPPVDNVSIDEEGERTLARLVSFSVIIGLGLSYLCLRSIKLTIMVFFVGGISAVTSLSLIYWTAGRFIWWLDPTTDAVIMSMPAVVYVLGLSGAIHIVNYYKDVVNESGTLRNAPELTIAHGWYPCTIAAVTTAVGLGSLATSSITPIHKFGIFSAMGVLATLFLLFTYLPAALQMWPPNAAKKGETKPIEPSAAGQWIRGIGDRVGDFIIANNVKVALGCMAIFLFFAFGLQYLKTSVQLLKMFDDDARIIQDYAWLEDNLGKLVPMELVVRVEPEMLYYDEADPEKALNPLALANEDKVDPKFQYKFLERMEMAQRVANVVEEYLGPDGAELVGPPMSALTFAPELPDAGNSTASLSERYAYSKQLEASFNEFVKSDYLRVDKKNGAELWRVSLRLGALENIDYGNFVNDLKQVTEPIMDAYQARDRILAQVDKDRDGAGYVNAKVALLGVNYEAAKEAAASGKSDHHDRYGHLDATKVFSETLRDLLVNARIKLLDHDPEVHSQERLDYILNNSRGHAEYVVLVEPNVIYDMGAIADNANVKGTFDVTAHEYTGKEIPRMYSDDRPPVSLVYTGVVPVVYKAARTLLTNLIESTVWAFALIALVMMMVLKSFRAGLISMLPNVFPICIVFGFMSWTGIEVDIGTMMTASVAMGVAVDDTVHFLTWFRWGLDEGYTRGRAIKEAYSRCAMAMFQTTIIGGLGLAVFAFSTFTPTQRFGYLMVSLLAVALIGDLIFLPALLAGPLGRVFRPDHKARNKHGDNDSTSEEPVDETPSEGDAPEAAGEDVEEPRVYPVHGRSRPA from the coding sequence ATGCGTCGACCTACATTCTTCGAGCGTTACGCCCTGTTCATATTGATGGCGATCTTCTTCCTCGTCCCGTTCGCGCTGCGCGGGGCACGGTTGTCGCTGGAACAGATGAGGAATGACGTTAAAGACTGGCTTCCCAGTGACTTCGCCGAAACGTCCGAACTCGATTGGTTCCGCGATCACTTTCTGGGCGAGCAATTCGTTCTGATCAGTTGGGAAGGCTGCACTGCCGAAGACCAACGCCTCGATTATCTCGCGCGGCTGTTGGTCCCTCCGCCGTTGACCGAGGAAGAGAAACAGAAAGTTCCCACTGATCATCGCCTGCCAGATTTCATCGGCGACGAACTGGGACTCTATTACCCCGGCGAAGAACACGATGGTTGGGCGGGACAGAACGAGAAGTGGTTCCTGGGAAACGACTCGACGTGGTACTACCTTCTAGATAACGGCGAGCTGTACAAGTGGAATGGCCAGAGCACGGTGATTGGTGCGCTTGGTCGTGCCGCCGAGCGGGTCTTCACCGGAGGCAACTCGGCCGATGGCGACTATGTGAAGAAGGTCAACGAAGAGTACTACAAGAAGCCCAAGCTGCTGCAAGCGCGGCTCTTCAAATCCGTCACGACCGGGCCTGATGTTCTGGCTCAATTGGCTGCCCCTGGTGGTACGCTGGTTCGAGATGGTGACCCGAGCCCGAGAGACTTGGAAGAGGCCCGCGAGAAGGCCTTGAACCGACTCAAAGGCACCTTGTTCGGTCCCGACGGAGAGCAGACCTGCTTGATCGTCACACTCACCGATGCCGGCAAGGTGGATCTGCGCCGCACGATGGGACATGGCGTGCTTGGCCGCCCGCTGGGTCAATTGGAAGAGCTGGCAATTCAAGCTGGCGTGCCGCTGGAAGAGCTTCGCCTGGGTGGTCCTCCGGTCGATAACGTTTCGATTGACGAAGAAGGGGAACGTACGCTGGCCCGCCTGGTCAGCTTCAGCGTGATCATCGGCCTGGGGCTTTCGTACCTGTGTTTGCGTAGCATCAAGCTGACCATCATGGTCTTTTTCGTTGGTGGGATTAGCGCGGTGACGAGCTTGTCGCTGATCTACTGGACCGCTGGCCGATTTATCTGGTGGCTCGATCCGACGACCGACGCCGTGATCATGTCGATGCCGGCGGTGGTGTACGTGCTCGGCTTATCGGGCGCGATCCATATCGTGAACTACTACAAAGATGTCGTGAACGAGTCAGGCACGCTGCGGAATGCTCCGGAACTGACGATTGCTCACGGTTGGTATCCTTGCACCATTGCTGCCGTAACCACGGCCGTGGGTCTGGGGTCCTTGGCAACCAGTAGCATCACGCCGATTCACAAGTTCGGTATCTTCTCGGCGATGGGCGTTCTGGCAACGCTCTTCCTGCTGTTCACCTACCTGCCGGCCGCACTGCAAATGTGGCCCCCGAATGCTGCGAAGAAGGGGGAAACGAAGCCGATCGAACCTTCGGCAGCCGGGCAGTGGATTCGCGGAATTGGTGATCGAGTCGGTGACTTCATCATCGCGAATAACGTGAAGGTGGCCTTGGGCTGTATGGCGATCTTCCTCTTCTTCGCGTTCGGACTTCAGTACCTGAAGACCTCCGTGCAACTGCTGAAGATGTTCGACGACGATGCCCGCATCATTCAGGACTATGCCTGGTTAGAAGACAACCTGGGCAAGCTCGTGCCGATGGAACTGGTCGTCCGCGTCGAACCCGAAATGCTTTACTACGACGAAGCCGATCCAGAAAAGGCACTCAACCCGCTGGCACTGGCCAACGAAGACAAGGTCGATCCGAAGTTCCAATACAAGTTCCTGGAACGCATGGAGATGGCCCAACGCGTCGCGAACGTCGTTGAAGAATACCTCGGCCCGGATGGAGCCGAACTGGTAGGTCCTCCGATGTCGGCTTTGACGTTTGCTCCCGAGCTTCCCGATGCCGGTAACAGCACGGCTTCGCTTTCGGAACGCTATGCCTACAGCAAGCAGTTGGAAGCCTCGTTCAACGAGTTTGTGAAGTCCGATTACCTGCGAGTCGACAAGAAGAATGGTGCCGAGTTGTGGCGTGTGAGCCTGCGACTGGGTGCGCTCGAAAACATTGACTATGGCAACTTTGTCAATGACTTGAAGCAAGTGACCGAGCCGATCATGGATGCCTATCAGGCCCGCGATCGGATTCTGGCTCAGGTCGACAAGGACCGAGACGGTGCTGGATACGTCAACGCCAAGGTAGCTTTGCTAGGCGTGAATTACGAAGCAGCCAAAGAGGCGGCAGCCAGCGGCAAGTCCGATCATCACGATCGTTATGGGCATCTCGACGCGACGAAAGTGTTTTCCGAAACGCTACGTGACCTGCTCGTGAATGCTCGTATCAAATTGTTGGATCACGATCCGGAAGTTCATAGCCAGGAACGTTTGGATTACATTCTGAACAACTCTCGCGGCCATGCGGAATATGTTGTTTTGGTCGAACCCAACGTCATCTATGACATGGGTGCGATTGCTGATAACGCCAACGTCAAAGGGACCTTCGACGTTACTGCCCATGAATACACCGGGAAAGAGATTCCCCGGATGTACAGCGACGACCGTCCGCCTGTTTCGCTGGTTTACACCGGCGTGGTTCCCGTCGTTTACAAGGCCGCTCGTACGCTGCTGACCAACCTGATCGAAAGCACGGTCTGGGCGTTTGCCTTGATCGCGTTGGTGATGATGATGGTTCTGAAGAGCTTCCGAGCCGGTCTGATCTCGATGCTGCCGAACGTCTTCCCGATTTGTATCGTGTTCGGTTTTATGTCATGGACAGGCATCGAAGTTGACATCGGTACGATGATGACCGCCAGTGTGGCGATGGGTGTGGCGGTGGACGATACGGTCCACTTCCTGACCTGGTTCCGCTGGGGACTTGACGAAGGATATACGCGCGGCCGAGCGATTAAAGAAGCCTACAGTCGCTGTGCGATGGCCATGTTCCAGACGACCATCATTGGTGGCCTGGGGCTTGCCGTCTTTGCTTTCAGCACCTTCACGCCGACGCAGCGATTTGGTTACCTGATGGTCTCGCTGCTGGCAGTGGCCCTGATTGGTGACTTGATCTTCCTGCCAGCTCTGTTGGCGGGCCCGCTGGGACGTGTCTTCCGTCCTGATCACAAGGCTCGCAACAAGCACGGCGACAACGACAGCACCTCTGAAGAGCCTGTGGACGAGACTCCCTCGGAAGGAGATGCTCCCGAAGCCGCCGGCGAGGATGTCGAAGAACCGCGTGTCTACCCGGTTCATGGCCGTAGCCGCCCTGCTTAG
- the def gene encoding peptide deformylase, with product MQIIHFPHPTLRYKSKPVKRVDAELRGMIAEMFDLMYQARGIGLAANQVGIPLRFFIMNLAGEKGEGEELVFINPAINRGTGSDEAEEGCLSLPGVYGPVMRPAEIMFSAYMPNGQKFEQKVDGMFARCVQHETDHLDGIMFTDRMDEDALYDIQPQVDQFELTFERLRGEGKLPTDEEIKKFQDELEKKYA from the coding sequence TTGCAGATCATTCACTTTCCTCATCCCACGCTGCGTTATAAATCGAAGCCTGTCAAACGCGTCGACGCGGAGCTTCGCGGCATGATTGCCGAGATGTTCGATCTGATGTACCAGGCTCGGGGGATTGGTCTGGCCGCCAATCAGGTTGGCATTCCGCTGCGGTTCTTCATCATGAATCTGGCCGGCGAAAAGGGAGAAGGCGAAGAACTGGTCTTCATCAATCCGGCCATCAACCGCGGAACGGGCTCGGACGAAGCCGAGGAAGGATGTCTCAGCTTGCCCGGCGTGTATGGCCCCGTAATGCGTCCGGCCGAGATCATGTTCAGCGCCTATATGCCCAACGGCCAGAAGTTCGAGCAGAAGGTCGACGGGATGTTCGCCCGCTGCGTGCAGCACGAGACCGATCACCTCGATGGGATCATGTTCACCGATCGCATGGACGAAGACGCGCTGTACGATATCCAGCCCCAGGTCGATCAGTTCGAGCTGACCTTCGAACGCCTGCGAGGCGAAGGCAAGCTGCCGACCGACGAAGAGATCAAGAAGTTCCAGGACGAACTCGAGAAGAAGTATGCTTAG